Part of the Streptomyces sp. HSG2 genome, ACCGACCAGGTCGCCCTCGGGCGTGTGCGCGATCTGCCACCACTCCCGTGGGGAGGGGCACCAGTGGAAGAAGTCGAGTTCCTCCTGGGCGGCTTGGTCGAGGCCGCCCTCCTGGATGGCTCTGAGCGCGTGGGCGTCCAGGGTGACGGAGTGGATGCGGCGCAACGCGTCGAAGAACACGGTGTCGTCGGGTTCGGCGCTGAAGCGTATGCGTCCGGGCCGATCGGGCAGACCTCGGTCCGGGGTCCAGCGGTAGAGGAAGCGTTCCACCAGGAGTTCGTACCCTGCGGCTCGTGCGGCTGCGAAGCGCGCCTCGGCGCCGGCGCGCAGATCGGTCTTCTCCCGCCAGCCGCCGGGCAGGTTGATTTCGAGTTCGACCTGCCAGGGAGCGGAGCGCAGGAGTTCGGCCCCGGCCTCCTCCTCGCCCTCGGCCACGTCGAGCCAGTTGATGTTGACGGGCTCCGAGTCGTCGGGGCCGCCCCACCACGCTCCGCGTGCGACGACCTCGCCGTCGCGCAGGGCGACGCGCTTCCAGTCGGGGCGGAACCGGGTACGCCGGTGGCCTTCACGGGCGCCCAGGGGGTCGGGGAGGGCGTCGAAGAGATGAGCATCGCTCGCGGAGAGCGTGCGGATGACCGGATCGGTCACGGATTCCTCCGGGATACAGGCTGCTTGGAGCGCTCCCGGTCAGAATTCACGAACCACGCCGGGAGAGTGGAAGAGGGAGCGCTGGAAAGGTGTGGACCGCACGGCACTCGCCTCCTTCCGTTCCTCTCAGGGCGTGAGGCCACACAGTACGTGATCTTCCGCCAGTCCGTCCATGGATTTCCGTGCCCCCTGAGGGAAGGTCTCACGGGACGACGCGGCGCGCCCTCGAAGACCCCGGGGGCGCTGAGCGGGCTGCGGTGCTCCAGCTGTGTGGATCGTGATCTCGCTGGTGGGACGGGGCGGGCGCAGGTGCGGCCGCCTTTGATCATCGGTGGTGTGCGGGAGGTGGTCGGCTGGGCGATGGCCGACCACCACCACGCCGAACTGCCGGTCGCTGCCCTGCGGATGGCGGCCGGGCGCGGCGGCCTGGAGCACGGTTGCATCATGCATACGGATCGCGGCAGCGAGTACATGAGTGACGACTTCCGTACAGAAATAAGCAAGTTGCACATGAGGCAGTCGATGGGGCGCGTCGGCTCTTGTTACGACAATGCCACTGCGGAAAGCTGG contains:
- a CDS encoding GNAT family N-acetyltransferase, with the translated sequence MTDPVIRTLSASDAHLFDALPDPLGAREGHRRTRFRPDWKRVALRDGEVVARGAWWGGPDDSEPVNINWLDVAEGEEEAGAELLRSAPWQVELEINLPGGWREKTDLRAGAEARFAAARAAGYELLVERFLYRWTPDRGLPDRPGRIRFSAEPDDTVFFDALRRIHSVTLDAHALRAIQEGGLDQAAQEELDFFHWCPSPREWWQIAHTPEGDLVGIHIPAHNPSGPIIGFIGVVPEQRGRGYAYDLLAECTHLLVEQGAEFIRGATDQANFPMAANFAKAGFPVIGERVNFHPAGQAA